The Cryptococcus gattii WM276 chromosome D, complete sequence region CAACGAATACCAAGACTTTATCGTGGGGCCCACTAATATCAGATAAAACTGCCCTTCGATGATGGGCAGTCCATTCACCGTACGCCATCCCGGCTAGTCTTCTCACGGCCGAGATCCAAGCGAGATCTCTTGTATGCTCAGTTCAAAGATGACCAGTATAATAACAAAAGGAAGAAATAGTGAGTGCCAAGAAGTAAATTGACGCAGAGCTTGAATCAACGCTATTCAGTGAAAAACGGTAGCACAAATTCGGGACTACTGCATTCATATGAAGGGTACGACTGAAGGGGCACAGCGGGATTTCAGGAACTGGTAGTCGAGCAAAGTAGTGCCTGCACTCCTTCAGTCCTTCCTTCGTCTTCTTTTCAATGGTGCGGATCTTTCATTTATTTCACCTGTCGGTCTTCATCATGCTCTGTTTGGTGTTAGGAGGCTGTGGTCCAATTACGTAATACATTTGCCAAATGATGAATGAtcggtggaggtggaggttgaCGAGTCGAAATGGTGATGCTCTTGCCCGCCGTCGACGTCTGTTCGTTCGTTAACAGTAGAACTCCAGTTTTCGATAACTTTTGCATCGAAAACACACTCCACGAAAAAATATAACATGATTCCTCGGTCAGCACGACTAAGGCTTctatcttcttcccttcccgTCCTTGCCAGACGGCGGCTCCACACCCCCGTCCGTCCTCCTCTTAAACTCGCAATCATTGGCGCTGGCCCTTCAGGTTTCTATACCGCCTCTCGGATCCTCTCCTTAatccctccttcttccccagAAGGTCAGAATCTTGAGATTCATATGTATGAAAGGCTTCCGACGCCTTATGGACTGGTAAGGTATGGTGTCGCTCCAGATCATCCAGAGGTGAAGGTATGTTTCTTATGCTTCAAGGGAAATTGAAGTGGAGTATCGTGTTAACGGAGAAGATAGAATTGTCAGCATAAATTCGATGAGCTGGCGCAGGACTCCAGGTTTAAATACTTTGGAAACACTTTCGTCGCGTCTCACCCTTTTCCAACTTCCTCACCTTCGCCAACCGAAAAAACACCATCGTATACTTATCCCCATGCCCTCCGTTTGTCATTTGCCGACATCATACCATTTTATTCTACCCTGGTCCTAACCTACGGTGCTTCACTTTCAAATCCTCTCAATGCTGTCCCAGGGAGTAGTTCCAGCAGCGACCCGTTAGCAGGTGTTTACCCAGCCTTGGCCCTCGTAAGCTGGTACAACTCACATCCAGCTTATGCCGATTTACCCGTCAACTTGGAAAAAATCAAGCAAGTCAGTGTTGTTGGACAAGGAAACGTTGCGTTGGACGTAGCGAGGATGTTGCTTAAGCCTGTAACTTCTTTGGCAGAGACTGATCTCTCTGAAGAGGTACTTGACGTTCTTTCGAAATCTAACGTCGAGAAAGTGCGAGTAGTGGGGAGACGAGGCCCTGGCCAAGTGGCTTTCACCACGAAAGAATTTAGGGAAATGCTCTCTATCCCCGGTGTTGGATATGCGGGTGTCGATCCCTCTTTGATGGAATACGCAAAGGAGAATATCGAAAAGGGTAATGGAGAGAGAATGAGAAAGAGATTGTTACAGTTGATGGACACAACACGAGATGGTAGAAAAATGTTTGAGCTTGATTTCCTCAAGGGCCCTAAATCTTTCCTCCCTTCCACAGAGAACGCGCGCCAAGTAAGTGAGGTGGAATGGAATCTCAATCACTTGGAAAAGAGACCCCCAACGGAGTCCCAACCGACGAGTATAGTCGCAAGACCAACAGGCGAGACAATCAGGACCTCAGCAGATATGGTAATCGAGTCTGTAGGGTATAGATCGGAGCCCCTTACAGGACCTGGACATGAATGGGATCTACCGTTTGACATTGCTCGGGGTAGAGTGAGCAATTTTAATGGGCGTGTGACCGCGGAGGAAGGTGGTTTCGTAAgcctctttctttccttctccaactCCTACTGCAGAAAAAAAGAGACTGTGCACTGATGAGAACGACCAAAACCAGGTGCCCGGTGTCTACGCTGCTGGTTGGGCTGCCCGCGGTCCTGTCGGCGTCATCGCCACCACCATGAACGATGCTTACGCTCTCGCCTCCACCATCCTCGACGACATTTACGCGCCTACATCAGCTTCCCCCGCTGCTTGCATGCTCAACTCTCGGCCTTATGCTGGTGTCCCCGAAAAGGTCCAGAATGCAGCcaaggatggaaagatTGTAGTTGATTTGGCAGCTTGGGCGAAGATTGATAAGGCTGAGGTTGAGAGGGCCAAGCGGATGGGGCGCACcaaggaaagagaaaagtTTAGGAGGGTTGAAGATATGTTGGCGGTTTTGCAGTAGAATTAATCTACATTGAGCATATAGTACTCGGAGGGT contains the following coding sequences:
- a CDS encoding NADPH-adrenodoxin reductase, putative (Similar to TIGR gene model, INSD accession AAW46598.1) — its product is MIPRSARLRLLSSSLPVLARRRLHTPVRPPLKLAIIGAGPSGFYTASRILSLIPPSSPEGQNLEIHMYERLPTPYGLVRYGVAPDHPEVKNCQHKFDELAQDSRFKYFGNTFVASHPFPTSSPSPTEKTPSYTYPHALRLSFADIIPFYSTLVLTYGASLSNPLNAVPGSSSSSDPLAGVYPALALVSWYNSHPAYADLPVNLEKIKQVSVVGQGNVALDVARMLLKPVTSLAETDLSEEVLDVLSKSNVEKVRVVGRRGPGQVAFTTKEFREMLSIPGVGYAGVDPSLMEYAKENIEKGNGERMRKRLLQLMDTTRDGRKMFELDFLKGPKSFLPSTENARQVSEVEWNLNHLEKRPPTESQPTSIVARPTGETIRTSADMVIESVGYRSEPLTGPGHEWDLPFDIARGRVSNFNGRVTAEEGGFVPGVYAAGWAARGPVGVIATTMNDAYALASTILDDIYAPTSASPAACMLNSRPYAGVPEKVQNAAKDGKIVVDLAAWAKIDKAEVERAKRMGRTKEREKFRRVEDMLAVLQ